The segment GTCAACGACATAACTGCGGATacgatttttacaaaatatgaatatgCGATTGTTTGACATTTTATTACAGGTATTGTTTTTAGAATTCTATTCTTTGCTTTatatactttaattaaaagtttacGAAAACTTTTACGTCTAAACGGTTTTTAAGGAAGAAAAGCGAGGTAACACTGCCCTCATTTTTTAAGTCAGTCTCCCTGTGGTCTCATCATTCATTTTGTCTAATCTTATACAAAACGTAATATGTATATCACAACTTTGctacattttgtaaaaaaaggaaggaaacaaGATAATATCTCTGGATCAAAGAATTCAAACAAACGTCGCCTAACATTTATCTTCATTCTTCATACAATTTCCTTAACAATGCCTATCACGTTGCTTACGTTTAGCTGCACTCGAACTATTTCcactttcataaaattataaatcgaattcataataaatgaattcgttgataaaaattatatacgtGAAATGTTGTAATAACTGTTATATTTCTTCTGTATATGATAGTAAAGAACCTACATAATAGtattctatttttcatttctcagtttctcaattttatagttttattaactattttatttaatcaattttatcatataaaaatatgtattacatTGTAAGATTAGTACTCGCTGTTTTTAAACACTATTTTTcttaacattatgtagtaatatgcgttatgtgtatatattatgtatacatatactcTTCGTTTAATGTTCGTCAGATACTTTTTAACatcttaaaaattttttgtaataagCAAGAATTCTGCCCTTATTTAATTTTGCCACTACTACTACATTTTATTCGATCAGAAGAACTTTTgtgaaattaaatgtttcaatGCAATGAACTCTGGTgtccttaaaaatatattttttaggtactaataaaatattttgtacattataaatattttttcctataaaaattaaattagtatTAAATACGTGCGCACATGCGCgctttaaagttttatttgtaatataaataaacaaaaacattaataatcaatatacataatatcgaTGTATGCAATAATTTgatacaaattaatatatatagtcCAAATATGTAAATCTAAATAAGTCTGGCACATTGGCAGAGGTATGTATTATGCATATCTAAATTTAcacataaaagaaataaaaaacaataattaatttgaaaaacttgattcgaatgatttttctattacttctctattcttcaattttatttataacgaattatattggataaatttgaaacatgaaaaataaagaaacggaTAAAAAATCGAACGAGCACAGCTAACGaaacaagaaatatatatatatatatatatatatatatatatatatatatataatatttatatttatttttactgcaATAATATTTCGCATAAAGTATAAACTTCAATCGTTTAACGAGTAACACACGTTCCGCTGTATCTTTGATAGTCAAGCGATTGTGTTATTATGCATTTCTGCAAATTCTTTAGATACTTtgtaaacataatataaacgCTCGTAGAGGTCTGCTGTACAGCCAAAATCTCGTATATCGTTCAACCAATATGAAGATGTACGTCTACTGGTATCGATATATGTGATTAGGTGTCCTTTGTTAGAGGATTCTTGTGAGACTACCAATTTTGTATGATCCTCGAAGAAATTCACTTGTAAAAGAGGTACTGACAGTTCCATCATAATGGTCTTGTCAGTTCTTAACCATCTTCTCATTCGCGGTACACAAACGTTTTTTGAGTGTTTTGATGCAACTCGttgctttttaatttcaccACCTTAAACACAATGAACAAATAATTCTTATTCCTTACCACCACCCTACTATAATACaagtgtataatatatataataataatatatataataataataatatatataatataatatgtaagctataaataataatgaaatttaatagaagcaaaaatataatttttaataagtagGAATCATATATTCATACAGCTAAAATTGCACTGAAAAGGTATTGATTTTTATAGATTCCACTTACTGTCTTACGATACTTGTTGATAGCTATATCTATTCTTTTACATtctttgcataaaaattttatataaaatgtataataatttttctgcttataattttaatatttttaataattataataacttGGGAGTTATGAAACTCGTAAGGTATAACCTTATTATTCtacaaattattaaagtattaaattGATGCAATCATACTAACTATACTTTTGCACTTCTATCTCTTAAATAGTAATTGCttcgtaacatttttttttacaaatgaaTCTCAATTCAACGGCAAAATATTCGATTAGTCCGTTTTGTATagtatttgtaaattaatacatacttaataatttatttgtttggaAATTACACATGTAGCGTTCATTTGTTCATgttcaaatttcttttttcaccaAATTTTTCATCTCTTCAAAACAATGCTAGCGAAACACGAAACTTGTCGAAAGTagaacattattttttaattaggaAAAGTTTTTAACGTAAacgaacaatattttatattaatctaATATGttgaaagatacaaaaatataaaattgtatgcCATTTATGACACGTTTGAAACTAAATGGTATAACACGTATAATTTACCTTCAGTCATAAATTTATCCATGTACTGTGTAAAACGTTGCAATAGTACAAGTTTCTTCTGTAAAGCAGCTGGAACGTCTTCCTCTCTATGATATTTTGTTACTTCATCGTCGGTTGTCACATACTCCACCCTTCTTTGCAAATGGAACCACATTTTTGAATGAGTTAAGCACacgattaaaaaatgtttaaccgTTTGtagtattatagaaatttctaaatattattaatagctATTTATTTGGTTTGCTTGCAATTTTTTTTgcagttaaataaaatataaaagcgaAAGGTTTGGATGTCGTAACTATTGTTTAGCGTCTCTATCCAGTTTCTTtggaaatagaatttatttcaaagaattaaaatataatatatggtataatgttaaaagaagaaataccGACCTTCTGTCATGTGTGTAACTAATTTTTGTATGATCGTTGAATAAAATGCCGACAGATTTATCAGAGAGCTGAAAGCCTAGGCCGTACTTGTTGGAATAATCGATCCATTTAGTGATGAACAGAGGTACGACATCCCTTACAGGTGGATGATTACGTAGCTTGtttctacattttatttctgtgaCACAGCTTTCTAACGCTTGATGCATTTGCATACTCTGAGCGGTGTATCCCGTTTTCTTATGATCTGGACAAAGAACACTGCTTAATCTTTGTCTGAATTTTGGcacttttcgaaattttctgGCTAACCAACTGATCACTTTCGACCCCTTTCGTAAACTTTTCTGGGAAAGATTTGTTTGATGATGATGCTGTTGTGTATGCCGTTGGTCCTGATGCTGTTGAGATTGCTGGATAGTATGAACCTGTAACTGCAATAAAAaagctaaataaataaaaatattaattaaattaattaaataaaaaaaattgattaaataaacaaaaataaataaaaattaaaattagaacattaaatattagaaatcaTCTAACTTTTGATTAATTCCTAAATTATACATCACGCTATAAATGTAATTACTATAGAttcaaacgaaacaaaaattttactttatctaGGAAAGTTTGTATTTTGGAAATTATTCCATGTCTACTGTTGTATTTAAATATCCAACAAAAAACTACATGTGTACatacaaaattctttaaatttcgttttatgCCATGTATACAAATTAGGTAAACGTTGTTAAGTTGTTTCTTTTATCATATAATCTGTTATCTAAACCGATTTACAtacatgtgtgtgtgtgtgtgtgtgtgtgtgtgtgtgtgtgtgtgtgtgtgtgcgcgcgcgcgcgcgcgtacgTATGTATTTGTGCAACGCAATAGTAAAACCAAAAATATGTGATATTGTAGGCGTAGGTGTGGAAGAATCTGCGCGATCGGATCTAATAACTCAGGACATGAAAAACGATGTCGTAATACGAATCGATAGTTTACCTGagtattattaagtttttGATTCCTAGACGTTATAGAATTGGATGAAGGCGATGAATCGATTATAGATGTACGTGGCATTTGGAAACAAGAAATGCGAGGTAAGGAAGTTGGTACATATTCCTTGGTAAGATAAGCATGTTCCTTCACTCTTTCCAAAGACGGCCTGAGTTCAGGATTCGGCTGCAGAAGCCACCTGATGAGATCTTGCCCGTTTCGGCTCGCTATCGAATCGTCAACCTCTCGATAGTGATTGTTACATATTCTAGCGTAAGTTTCCTTAAGAGACGCTGTGTCGAAAGGTGGTTGCCCTACCAATAGGGCGTAAAGTATGCATCCAAGCGCCCAAACATCCGCCTCGTAACTGTATGCTTGTTTATACAACACTTCCGGCGCAATGTAATTCGGTGTTCCGCATATCGTCCTGCgcatataaaagaaattattatgatTTTACTCGTATTAATTATGAAGCTACTTGTTATTCTCGAGCCACACATACGTGTTTCCGTTACGCTCGCGTTGCTGCCGTGTAAATCGAATTACAGAGGAACTCGGAATTGAAATTACTTACCTGATGGGCGTACTTgagattattttattcgattacataataatagaaacgtATTTACGATCGACCAGTTCCATCAAACATTGTAACGTAtgcaaaatattaacaaaataaatcatgaaaatacaaattgcGTCAAttcgaaaatatgaaaagtatACAGACTGTTAAGGTTAAAtgataactatatatataatttacattcaATTTAAACTCTTGAccgatatgtatataatatatacaatatatatatatatatatatatatattactatatatattatatatatagtatatataatatagtatatatagtatagtatatatagtatatatatatagtaaaatatgtatatattgtatatattatatatatatatcggtCAAGAGTTTAAGTTGAATGTAAATTAGTATTCTACCAGCGTAACAAATCAGCGAAAGTTCCTATGTTTAAACGTGGTTCTCttgatttatatgtataataaatgtaaggaACATATAGATATAagtatgtatgtgtattacttctttttttatttcctgtattctcaatatatatataatatattgaattatacTTGAATTATACCTATACTTGGATATCAACTTACTGACAATGAGCTGTTTTCTTGGAtcataatacataaataaataaataaataaatatatatatataagtcttttacaaaatattcataactttttaattgcaATAACTTTTCATTATTCATAGGGAACTGTTCATATCGAAGCACTTAATACTCATTAGTATTATTAGGTAGGTTCTCAAAGTTCTAATTACTTTTAAATGCGCAGTCGATTAAATATGCTTTAACTAATAACAAGAGAGAGAAACTTGACAATCTTTAGGAAAACGAAATAATTCGCTGTGCATGCAGTTTCTCCTATTTTGGGCCAAGTTCTACGTAGGTTtagcataataataatatgtaataataatatgtaataataatatataataataataataccaataataataaatgattaagAAAGATCGAGGATAACTTACACCCGTCTGCACTGTCCGTCAAGCCTTGTCGCCAGTCCAAAATCTCCGATCTTGACAATCATACGATCCGATAGGAACATATTACCTGGCTTCAAATCTCGATGAACAACTTTCTGAGAGTGAATATACGCAACGCCCGTCACCATTTGTTTCATGTAATAGCGTGCTTCCGGCTCCGTAACTTTGCCACGGTACTTGAGCACGTGCATCAAGCTCTGTCAAACAAAAGTGACTTAGTTTTAACTTAATTTAACAGTTAACACGAAGGCTTAATATGGAATAAATTATTGATCGCTTAGATATCTTTGACGCTTGTCTTCTAAATATTTCTGATAATTGATAATACAGCGCAATTCACAACATTTTGAATATCAGTTGAATTCACTTATCTGAGTGCAACCCCCGTTACAGACGTGCGCGTGCATACACACAGGtgtgtaatattttatgtatatattatacctATATATAACAGGTATGATAATATTTCTGTTTAATGCTTTGAGGAAATGAATTAACTTCTACGAAAGTAAAAGCGTCGAGAAATCTGTCGGGAGGTAAAcatgaaaacattttcaagTTATTCTTTataggaaaattatttcaactcTTAATTATAGCAGtaatacttattttattttgtattttattaatttatttaatttggaTAAATATACATCATGCCGTACCTAtatcatatatcattatagatacgaaaataaaaaacaatacaaattaaattaacgaatattaaatattgcacTCTGTCAATAGAAGTACAGAAGACGTGGCACATTGTCGGTATTTCGACTAATTAACGTTCGAGAAAATGTGATCACAAAGAAGGAGAAGTATGCGATTTTGTGTTATAGTTAATGATGCATAGTGTAAATCAGAGATTTTCGCTCGGAGTTAACTTTGAGAGTTTACGACGCAACGGGTCGCTAGTTTGTTGCAAAGGAAACGTCCCATGgaaacgtatgtatatatgtacgtacgttCGCGTTGCTCACATTACGGATAATTGTTATTGTTACGTTGTTCGAAATTAGAAACTTATTCGTAAAcgctatttttctctttcaccgGAATGAAAAAGGGTGACAATTCGCTATGCTTTCTAGTCAAAAtctaaatgaattttacataGAGACAAACTTTCCGATTGCAATTTAGCCATATAAAACTGCGCGTGCGGGTCGGTAGGTATCTAGGAAATTATAACACATAATTCTCTAGATATCGATATTTTGACAACAATGGCAAACTTCAAATATCGTGGCATGAATTGAATACATTTTTGCATAgggaaaagtaaaatattagtTTAAATTTGAGtcttaattgtatttttaagtcttttatatttgttgaatgataatttaatatttagcagATTATCTTCTTATTTCAGCGACAGTTTCCTCCTTAATATGTTCGTATGTTGTAACTATTCGtatgttgttgtt is part of the Bombus fervidus isolate BK054 chromosome 7, iyBomFerv1, whole genome shotgun sequence genome and harbors:
- the LOC139988647 gene encoding serine/threonine-protein kinase PLK1 isoform X1 gives rise to the protein MNVEVEMLPSNTLEVEVGSSSPPREYETSNKSLLLETIPGELHTETTACRLLEAEVVARCQEESNETVKTKTILESECWKKNIESAGSSRSVNNGSRQSFSKVSASLQSLVRQKSRKYGATSLPLDVDLSTYSAHPSCLLEAPRENGVVDIYKRNGEETTCITTRTSTLIYASSVQLYSRGDNVQDVSSSTNNVAIVTTTTSTNNVTCSVSGSRLGNTASSLIRTTSVITAGPSTSSWNNSAEEELDYVVDPVQGNAYYKGQLLGKGGFAKVFLMTDVSNGNEYACKIIRKNRMQKIHMQKIAREIMIHKELNHVNVVQLHHYFEDNLNVYMLLEACPRKSLMHVLKYRGKVTEPEARYYMKQMVTGVAYIHSQKVVHRDLKPGNMFLSDRMIVKIGDFGLATRLDGQCRRVTICGTPNYIAPEVLYKQAYSYEADVWALGCILYALLVGQPPFDTASLKETYARICNNHYREVDDSIASRNGQDLIRWLLQPNPELRPSLERVKEHAYLTKEYVPTSLPRISCFQMPRTSIIDSSPSSNSITSRNQKLNNTQLQVHTIQQSQQHQDQRHTQQHHHQTNLSQKSLRKGSKVISWLARKFRKVPKFRQRLSSVLCPDHKKTGYTAQSMQMHQALESCVTEIKCRNKLRNHPPVRDVVPLFITKWIDYSNKYGLGFQLSDKSVGILFNDHTKISYTHDRRRVEYVTTDDEVTKYHREEDVPAALQKKLVLLQRFTQYMDKFMTEGGEIKKQRVASKHSKNVCVPRMRRWLRTDKTIMMELSVPLLQVNFFEDHTKLVVSQESSNKGHLITYIDTSRRTSSYWLNDIRDFGCTADLYERLYYVYKVSKEFAEMHNNTIA
- the LOC139988647 gene encoding serine/threonine-protein kinase PLK1 isoform X2 — its product is MNVEVEMLPSNTLEVEVGSSSPPREYETSNKSLLLETIPGELHTETTACRLLEAEVVARCQEESNETVKTKTILESECWKKNIESAGSSRSVNNGSRQSFSKVSASLQSLVRQKSRKYGATSLPLDVDLSTYSAHPSCLLEAPRENGVVDIYKRNGEETTCITTRTSTLIYASSVQLYSRGDNVQDVSSSTNNVAIVTTTTSTNNVTCSVSGSRLGNTASSLIRTTSVITAGPSTSSWNNSAEEELDYVVDPVQGNAYYKGQLLGKGGFAKVFLMTDVSNGNEYACKIIRKNRMQKIHMQKIAREIMIHKELNHVNVVQLHHYFEDNLNVYMLLEACPRKSLMHVLKYRGKVTEPEARYYMKQMVTGVAYIHSQKVVHRDLKPGNMFLSDRMIVKIGDFGLATRLDGQCRRVTICGTPNYIAPEVLYKQAYSYEADVWALGCILYALLVGQPPFDTASLKETYARICNNHYREVDDSIASRNGQDLIRWLLQPNPELRPSLERVKEHAYLTKEYVPTSLPRISCFQMPRTSIIDSSPSSNSITSRNQKLNNTQLQVHTIQQSQQHQDQRHTQQHHHQTNLSQKSLRKGSKVISWLARKFRKVPKFRQRLSSVLCPDHKKTGYTAQSMQMHQALESCVTEIKCRNKLRNHPPVRDVVPLFITKWIDYSNKYGLGFQLSDKSVGILFNDHTKISYTHDRRVEYVTTDDEVTKYHREEDVPAALQKKLVLLQRFTQYMDKFMTEGGEIKKQRVASKHSKNVCVPRMRRWLRTDKTIMMELSVPLLQVNFFEDHTKLVVSQESSNKGHLITYIDTSRRTSSYWLNDIRDFGCTADLYERLYYVYKVSKEFAEMHNNTIA